The following coding sequences lie in one Spinacia oleracea cultivar Varoflay chromosome 1, BTI_SOV_V1, whole genome shotgun sequence genomic window:
- the LOC110792473 gene encoding U-box domain-containing protein 4, which yields MEELLWRNLLRDISSFFSLSACGNFCSQSVHYQKIEEILKLLKPIADLILDSSIVPNEQRIKVLEQLVHSIKECSYLSEKWHPLASRIYLVIQAELLVKNIQTSILEIVQLLKDLPPFNSAELIPKCLENCFEKVKNMECESTCTFISESLKKQSSSHVLQRTEIAERLGLKSNQEILIEAVALKKLKENAGNDAEMDYLEQLITLLTRMHDDLLMLVQSKTGLPDYICPLSLEMMTDPVIVSSGVTYERVYIRHWLDLGLTVCPKTRQTLVHLNLIPNYTSKALIANWCEKNNVKLPDPMKSVNGQNMVNLRDIVKLDADSKVKRLVEDLKNKSSESLREATDQLLLFLMQNMDNRIIFANFGGIRLVVNLLYSNDVQTQENAVTALLYLAVNNGNKVAIADEDAIEPLIYILEVGTPKACENSAATLFCLSMIPVNKLRIGRLGAVVPLVELLRKGSPQGKNNAVIALFNLSISHENRVRIVQAGCVRFLVELLNIPSAGMADKAVAVLENLAKISEGRTAIGQAGGIRAFVNTVELGSPRAKGNAVSALVQLCTFSSIWFATMIQEAAVPPLVSLALSGVGTPRAKRKAAELLSYIRTQRHNIIRIPLNCIRNQRFIRS from the exons ATGGAGGAACTGTTGTGGCGGAATCTCCTTCGTGATATCTCTTCGTTCTTCTCTTTATCAGCATGTGGCAACTTTTGCTCACAATCAGTGCATTATCAAAAGATTGAAGAGATATTAAAACTGCTAAAGCCAATAGCTGATTTAATTCTTGACTCGAGCATAGTGCCTAATGAACAGCGTATCAAGGTCCTAGAACAACTTGTCCATTCAATAAAAGAGTGTTCATATCTTTCCGAGAAGTGGCATCCATTGGCAAGCAGGATATATCTT GTTATCCAAGCCGAGTTATTGGTGAAAAATATCCAGACGTCCATCTTGGAAATTGTCCAGTTGCTGAAAGACTTGCCTCCATTTAATTCTGCAGAGTTGATCCCAAAATGTCTCGAG AATTGCTTTGAAAAAGTTAAGAACATGGAATGTGAATCTACATGTACATTCATTTCTGAATCCTTGAAGAAACAATCAAGCAGCCATGTATTACAGAGAACAGAAATTGCAGAACGCCTAGGCTTAAAATCAAACCAGGAGATCCTTATTGAGGCAGTGGCTCTTAAGAAGTTGAAAGAAAATGCTGGGAATGATGCCGAAATGGATTATCTTGAACAACTGATTACTCTTCTCACTCGTATGCATGATGACCTTTTGATGTTGGTGCAGTCCAAGACTGGCTTGCCTGATTATATCTGTCCTCTTTCTCTCGAGATGATGACAGATCCTGTGATTGTTTCCTCTGGAGTAACCTACGAACGCGTTTACATCAGGCATTGGCTTGATCTTGGTCTTACTGTATGTCCGAAGACCAGGCAGACATTGGTTCACCTAAATTTGATCCCTAATTATACTTCCAAGGCACTCATTGCTAACTGGTGTGAAAAGAATAATGTGAAACTGCCTGACCCCATGAAGTCAGTCAATGGGCAAAACATGGTTAATTTAAGGGATATTGTAAAACTTGATGCAGATTCCAAAGTGAAGAGGTTGGTTGAAGACCTCAAAAACAAGTCAAGTGAAAGCCTACGAGAAGCCACAGATCAACTGCTACTGTTTCTGATGCAAAACATGGATAACAGAATTATATTTGCAAATTTTGGGGGCATAAGATTAGTGGTTAACCTGCTTTATTCTAATGATGTACAGACTCAAGAAAACGCTGTAACTGCTCTTCTGTACTTGGCAGTTAATAATGGCAACAAAGTTGCTATTGCAGATGAAGATGCAATAGAACCCCTTATCTACATTCTAGAGGTGGGGACCCCTAAGGCCTGCGAAAACTCAGCAGCCACACTGTTTTGCCTCTCAATGATTCCTGTAAACAAGTTGAGAATAGGAAGGTTGGGGGCTGTTGTTCCTTTAGTTGAATTGTTAAGGAAAGGGAGTCCTCAGGGAAAGAATAATGCAGTCATTGCTTTGTTTAATCTGTCCATTTCTCATGAGAACAGGGTGAGGATTGTTCAGGCCGGTTGTGTAAGGTTTCTAGTTGAATTACTGAACATTCCTTCCGCAG GTATGGCTGACAAGGCCGTtgctgttttagaaaatctggCTAAGATTTCCGAGGGGAGAACAGCCATTGGCCAGGCTGGAGGTATCCGTGCATTTGTTAATACGGTGGAGCTAGGTTCACCAAGAGCCAAAGGGAATGCAGTTTCTGCACTTGTGCAGCTTTGTACCTTCAGCAGCATATGGTTTGCTACTATGATTCAGGAAGCAGCCGTACCTCCATTAGTATCCCTTGCGCTTTCAGGGGTAGGGACCCCTAGAGCCAAACGGAAG GCTGCAGAGCTGCTCAGTTACATCAGAACACAGCGGCATAATATTATCAGAATTCCCCTCAATTGCATCAGAAATCAGCGATTCATAAGATCTTAG
- the LOC110792475 gene encoding protein TIFY 8 isoform X1: protein MVTMPMMMNGDTAKTTASDTNTPPPAAVFHDFLGGKAPTFPGGSLEKQVGSQLERISSYGPKSDLSVSEVSNLFVGSKRSHSDSAFTGSSREGIPQMIPENSHVMKMLRSASGGDRLKISPFDGPLHGVPQHIRPLSSFVSQTTNANFVNSERSNPMNVGGSSMQYNACVMKSSPLMYQGPSSRLRDSSSGPSVLSQLAADEGSRTGNKGSGILNSINAGSNPVSERSPSGIFPSGCNLRPTTRNYESEPSNPPSSRGLITSGSRQMTIIYGGQVHVFDDVHPNKADVIMSLAGSNGGSWSTNLPKTSARTTTNDSCLPSGDHETSIPADWSLAQKYRNLLSAGANSIHGLGSAGGMIAKAAGTSGHLMEPSRETKREV, encoded by the exons ATGGTTACAATGCCGATGATGATGAACGGTGACACCGCAAAAACCACCGCTTCTGACACCAATACTCCACCTCCTGCTGCTGTTTTTCATGACTTTCTTGGTGGTAAAGCCCCCACCTTTCCCGGCGGTTCTCTTG AGAAACAGGTGGGTAGTCAGTTGGAgagaatctcaagttatggtcCAAAAAGTGATCTCTCTGTGTCTGAGGTAAGCAATCTGTTTGTGGGAAGCAAGCGGAGTCATTCGGATTCTGCTTTTACCGGATCATCAAGAGAGGGGATTCCACAAATGATTCCTGAGAACTCTCATGTGATGAAG ATGCTTCGCAGTGCAAGTGGAGGAGATAGACTGAAAATCTCACCTTTTGATGGGCCTCTTCATGGTGTACCTCAACATATTAGGCCACTCTCTTCTTTCGTGTCTCAGACAACCAATGCCAACTTTGTGAACTCTGAGAGATCAAATCCGATGAATGTTGGAGGGAGTAGCATGCAGTATAATGCGTGTGTCATGAAGTCTTCTCCTCTCATGTATCAGGGACCTTCGAGCAGATTGAGGGACAGCAGTTCTGGTCCATCCGTCCTGTCTCAGCTTGCTGCTGATGAAGGATCTAGAACTGGGAATAAAGGCTCTGGTATCTTGAATTCGATCAACGCTGGTAGTAATCCAGTTTCTGAGAGGAGCCCCTCTGGGATATTTCCAAGTGGTTGCAACCTAAGACCTACCACTCGTAATTATGAGTCAGAACCATCAAACCCTCCAAG TTCAAGAGGATTAATTACATCTGGTAGCAGACAGATGACTATAATTTATGGTGGTCAAGTCCATGTTTTTGATGATGTCCATCCAAACAAG GCAGATGTTATCATGTCTCTGGCTGGATCAAATGGAGGATCTTGGTCAACCAATTTACCGAAAACTTCAGCCAGGACAACCACAAATGATAGTTGCTTACCCAGTGGAGATCATGAAACAAGTATACCTGCTGATTGGTCTTTAGCGCAGAAATATCGCAACCTATTATCGGCAGGTGCAAATTCCATCCATGGATTAGGATCTG CAGGTGGGATGATTGCCAAAGCTGCAGGAACTTCAGGTCATTTGATGGAACCTAGCCGTGAAACAAAACGGGAGGTGTGA
- the LOC110792475 gene encoding protein TIFY 8 isoform X4, with amino-acid sequence MVTMPMMMNGDTAKTTASDTNTPPPAAVFHDFLGGKAPTFPGGSLEKQVGSQLERISSYGPKSDLSVSEVSNLFVGSKRSHSDSAFTGSSREGIPQMIPENSHVMKMLRSASGGDRLKISPFDGPLHGVPQHIRPLSSFVSQTTNANFVNSERSNPMNVGGSSMQYNACVMKSSPLMYQGPSSRLRDSSSGPSVLSQLAADEGSRTGNKGSGILNSINAGSNPVSERSPSGIFPSGCNLRPTTRNYESEPSNPPSSRGLITSGSRQMTIIYGGQVHVFDDVHPNKADVIMSLAGSNGGSWSTNLPKTSARTTTNDSCLPSGDHETSIPADWSLAQKYRNLLSAGGMIAKAAGTSGHLMEPSRETKREV; translated from the exons ATGGTTACAATGCCGATGATGATGAACGGTGACACCGCAAAAACCACCGCTTCTGACACCAATACTCCACCTCCTGCTGCTGTTTTTCATGACTTTCTTGGTGGTAAAGCCCCCACCTTTCCCGGCGGTTCTCTTG AGAAACAGGTGGGTAGTCAGTTGGAgagaatctcaagttatggtcCAAAAAGTGATCTCTCTGTGTCTGAGGTAAGCAATCTGTTTGTGGGAAGCAAGCGGAGTCATTCGGATTCTGCTTTTACCGGATCATCAAGAGAGGGGATTCCACAAATGATTCCTGAGAACTCTCATGTGATGAAG ATGCTTCGCAGTGCAAGTGGAGGAGATAGACTGAAAATCTCACCTTTTGATGGGCCTCTTCATGGTGTACCTCAACATATTAGGCCACTCTCTTCTTTCGTGTCTCAGACAACCAATGCCAACTTTGTGAACTCTGAGAGATCAAATCCGATGAATGTTGGAGGGAGTAGCATGCAGTATAATGCGTGTGTCATGAAGTCTTCTCCTCTCATGTATCAGGGACCTTCGAGCAGATTGAGGGACAGCAGTTCTGGTCCATCCGTCCTGTCTCAGCTTGCTGCTGATGAAGGATCTAGAACTGGGAATAAAGGCTCTGGTATCTTGAATTCGATCAACGCTGGTAGTAATCCAGTTTCTGAGAGGAGCCCCTCTGGGATATTTCCAAGTGGTTGCAACCTAAGACCTACCACTCGTAATTATGAGTCAGAACCATCAAACCCTCCAAG TTCAAGAGGATTAATTACATCTGGTAGCAGACAGATGACTATAATTTATGGTGGTCAAGTCCATGTTTTTGATGATGTCCATCCAAACAAG GCAGATGTTATCATGTCTCTGGCTGGATCAAATGGAGGATCTTGGTCAACCAATTTACCGAAAACTTCAGCCAGGACAACCACAAATGATAGTTGCTTACCCAGTGGAGATCATGAAACAAGTATACCTGCTGATTGGTCTTTAGCGCAGAAATATCGCAACCTATTATCGGCAG GTGGGATGATTGCCAAAGCTGCAGGAACTTCAGGTCATTTGATGGAACCTAGCCGTGAAACAAAACGGGAGGTGTGA
- the LOC110792475 gene encoding protein TIFY 8 isoform X2 yields the protein MVTMPMMMNGDTAKTTASDTNTPPPAAVFHDFLGGKAPTFPGGSLEKQVGSQLERISSYGPKSDLSVSEVSNLFVGSKRSHSDSAFTGSSREGIPQMIPENSHVMKMLRSASGGDRLKISPFDGPLHGVPQHIRPLSSFVSQTTNANFVNSERSNPMNVGGSSMQYNACVMKSSPLMYQGPSSRLRDSSSGPSVLSQLAADEGSRTGNKGSGILNSINAGSNPVSERSPSGIFPSGCNLRPTTRNYESEPSNPPSSRGLITSGSRQMTIIYGGQVHVFDDVHPNKADVIMSLAGSNGGSWSTNLPKTSARTTTNDSCLPSGDHETSIPADWSLAQKYRNLLSAGANSIHGLGSGGMIAKAAGTSGHLMEPSRETKREV from the exons ATGGTTACAATGCCGATGATGATGAACGGTGACACCGCAAAAACCACCGCTTCTGACACCAATACTCCACCTCCTGCTGCTGTTTTTCATGACTTTCTTGGTGGTAAAGCCCCCACCTTTCCCGGCGGTTCTCTTG AGAAACAGGTGGGTAGTCAGTTGGAgagaatctcaagttatggtcCAAAAAGTGATCTCTCTGTGTCTGAGGTAAGCAATCTGTTTGTGGGAAGCAAGCGGAGTCATTCGGATTCTGCTTTTACCGGATCATCAAGAGAGGGGATTCCACAAATGATTCCTGAGAACTCTCATGTGATGAAG ATGCTTCGCAGTGCAAGTGGAGGAGATAGACTGAAAATCTCACCTTTTGATGGGCCTCTTCATGGTGTACCTCAACATATTAGGCCACTCTCTTCTTTCGTGTCTCAGACAACCAATGCCAACTTTGTGAACTCTGAGAGATCAAATCCGATGAATGTTGGAGGGAGTAGCATGCAGTATAATGCGTGTGTCATGAAGTCTTCTCCTCTCATGTATCAGGGACCTTCGAGCAGATTGAGGGACAGCAGTTCTGGTCCATCCGTCCTGTCTCAGCTTGCTGCTGATGAAGGATCTAGAACTGGGAATAAAGGCTCTGGTATCTTGAATTCGATCAACGCTGGTAGTAATCCAGTTTCTGAGAGGAGCCCCTCTGGGATATTTCCAAGTGGTTGCAACCTAAGACCTACCACTCGTAATTATGAGTCAGAACCATCAAACCCTCCAAG TTCAAGAGGATTAATTACATCTGGTAGCAGACAGATGACTATAATTTATGGTGGTCAAGTCCATGTTTTTGATGATGTCCATCCAAACAAG GCAGATGTTATCATGTCTCTGGCTGGATCAAATGGAGGATCTTGGTCAACCAATTTACCGAAAACTTCAGCCAGGACAACCACAAATGATAGTTGCTTACCCAGTGGAGATCATGAAACAAGTATACCTGCTGATTGGTCTTTAGCGCAGAAATATCGCAACCTATTATCGGCAGGTGCAAATTCCATCCATGGATTAGGATCTG GTGGGATGATTGCCAAAGCTGCAGGAACTTCAGGTCATTTGATGGAACCTAGCCGTGAAACAAAACGGGAGGTGTGA
- the LOC110792475 gene encoding protein TIFY 8 isoform X3, whose translation MVTMPMMMNGDTAKTTASDTNTPPPAAVFHDFLGGKAPTFPGGSLEKQVGSQLERISSYGPKSDLSVSEVSNLFVGSKRSHSDSAFTGSSREGIPQMIPENSHVMKMLRSASGGDRLKISPFDGPLHGVPQHIRPLSSFVSQTTNANFVNSERSNPMNVGGSSMQYNACVMKSSPLMYQGPSSRLRDSSSGPSVLSQLAADEGSRTGNKGSGILNSINAGSNPVSERSPSGIFPSGCNLRPTTRNYESEPSNPPSSRGLITSGSRQMTIIYGGQVHVFDDVHPNKADVIMSLAGSNGGSWSTNLPKTSARTTTNDSCLPSGDHETSIPADWSLAQKYRNLLSAAGGMIAKAAGTSGHLMEPSRETKREV comes from the exons ATGGTTACAATGCCGATGATGATGAACGGTGACACCGCAAAAACCACCGCTTCTGACACCAATACTCCACCTCCTGCTGCTGTTTTTCATGACTTTCTTGGTGGTAAAGCCCCCACCTTTCCCGGCGGTTCTCTTG AGAAACAGGTGGGTAGTCAGTTGGAgagaatctcaagttatggtcCAAAAAGTGATCTCTCTGTGTCTGAGGTAAGCAATCTGTTTGTGGGAAGCAAGCGGAGTCATTCGGATTCTGCTTTTACCGGATCATCAAGAGAGGGGATTCCACAAATGATTCCTGAGAACTCTCATGTGATGAAG ATGCTTCGCAGTGCAAGTGGAGGAGATAGACTGAAAATCTCACCTTTTGATGGGCCTCTTCATGGTGTACCTCAACATATTAGGCCACTCTCTTCTTTCGTGTCTCAGACAACCAATGCCAACTTTGTGAACTCTGAGAGATCAAATCCGATGAATGTTGGAGGGAGTAGCATGCAGTATAATGCGTGTGTCATGAAGTCTTCTCCTCTCATGTATCAGGGACCTTCGAGCAGATTGAGGGACAGCAGTTCTGGTCCATCCGTCCTGTCTCAGCTTGCTGCTGATGAAGGATCTAGAACTGGGAATAAAGGCTCTGGTATCTTGAATTCGATCAACGCTGGTAGTAATCCAGTTTCTGAGAGGAGCCCCTCTGGGATATTTCCAAGTGGTTGCAACCTAAGACCTACCACTCGTAATTATGAGTCAGAACCATCAAACCCTCCAAG TTCAAGAGGATTAATTACATCTGGTAGCAGACAGATGACTATAATTTATGGTGGTCAAGTCCATGTTTTTGATGATGTCCATCCAAACAAG GCAGATGTTATCATGTCTCTGGCTGGATCAAATGGAGGATCTTGGTCAACCAATTTACCGAAAACTTCAGCCAGGACAACCACAAATGATAGTTGCTTACCCAGTGGAGATCATGAAACAAGTATACCTGCTGATTGGTCTTTAGCGCAGAAATATCGCAACCTATTATCGGCAG CAGGTGGGATGATTGCCAAAGCTGCAGGAACTTCAGGTCATTTGATGGAACCTAGCCGTGAAACAAAACGGGAGGTGTGA